Within Dysgonomonas mossii, the genomic segment ATTCAGAATCAAAAAGAAATCATGAAAAAACTGAAGTTAACGTTGATCCTTTCTATCTATGTTTTATCCTGTTTTTCACTGCTTGGACAAAATTACCCTTTCCAAAACACCAACCTCTCTATTGATGAACGAGTCAACGACTTAGTGTCAAAATTAACATTAGAAGAGAAGGTTGCCCAGATGTTAAATAATACACCTGCAATAGAGCGGCTCAATATTCCGGCATACAATTGGTGGAACGAATGTCTGCATGGAATAGGCAGAACAGATTATAAAGTAACGGTTTTTCCGCAGGCTATAGGTATGGCCGCAGCTTGGAATAAAGAGTTGATGAAAGAGGTTGCTTCTGCTATATCAGACGAAGGACGTGCTATATATAATGATGCCACATCAAAAGACAATAGAGAAATATATTACGGATTAACATATTGGACTCCTAATATTAACATATTTAGAGATCCTCGTTGGGGACGTGGACAAGAGACTTATGGCGAAGATCCCTTCTTAACCGGGGCATTGGGAAAGTCTTTTGTTGCCGGATTGCAAGGAGACGATACTAAATATCTAAAAGCTGCTGCTTGTGCCAAACATTATGCTGTACATAGCGGCCCCGAAAATACACGTCATACATTCAATACATTTGTTACTGACTATGATTTATGGGATACTTACCTTCCTGCATTTCGGAATTTAGTAGTGGATGCCAAAGTTGCAGGAGTGATGTGTGCATACAATGCATATAATGGAGAACCTTGCTGTGGTAATAATTTTCTGATGCAAGAGATACTACGCGAGAAATGGAACTTCACGGGCTATGTAACATCGGATTGTGGTGCAATTGACGATTTCTATCAACATCACAAAACGCATCCTGATGCCAAATATGCAGCAGCTGATGCCGTATACAACGGAACGGATATAGATTGTGGTAACGAAGCCTATAAGGCTCTTGTAGATGCTGTAAAGGCCGGTATAATTACAGAAAAGCAAATAGATATATCTCTTAAACGCTTGTTTACGATAAGATTCAGACTAGGCATGTTTGATCCTGCCGAAAATGTTAAATACTCTCAGATATCGACATCTGTTCTTGAATCTCAGAAACATAAAGATTTAGCATTGAAAATAACAAGGGAATCTATTGTACTTCTAAAAAATGAGAATAATACATTACCTCTAAGTAAAAAGCTAAAGAAAGTAGCAGTTGTAGGCCCTAACGCAAATAATGAAGTTTCTGTTTTGGGTAATTATAATGGTTTCCCAACCGAGATAGTAACGCCATACGAAGCTATAAAACAAAAATTGAAAGGGGCAGAAGTTATTTATGAAAAAGGAATAGACTTTGTTACTCCTTCAGCAAACAGTCAAGAAGAAGTTTCTACATTATTAAAACGTCTTAAAGGTGTAGATATAGTTATTTTTGTAGGTGGAATCACTCCCGAGTTAGAAGGAGAAGAAATGCCTGTTAAAATTGAAGGCTTTACCGGGGGTGACAGAACTTCTATCAAGCTACCTAAAATACAAACAGATTTTATGAAAGCCCTTGTTGCTGAAAAAATCCCTACAGTGTTTGTAATGATGACAGGTAGCGCAATTGCAACAGAATGGGAATCACAAAGCATTCCAGCCATTGTCAACGCATGGTATGGTGGCCAGGATGCAGGTACAGCTATTGCTGATGTACTATTTGGAGACTATAATCCTTCAGGAAAGCTTCCTGTTACATTCTATGCAAAAGATAGTGATTTGCCTGCCTTCAATTCATATGAAATGAAAAACAGGACATATAGATATTTCAACGGAGAAGTTTTATATCCGTTTGGATATGGCTTAAGTTATACTAAATTTGAATATTCACCGATCCAAGTACCGTCAACAATAGATACAGGAAACAATGCTAAAGTATCTGTCAGCATTAAGAATACAGGAAAAGTAGAAGGAGAAGAGGTTGTACAGCTTTATATCTCTTACCCTGATACGAAAGGACAGAAACCTTTATATGCTTTAAAAGGCTTCAATAGGGTATCACTCAAAGCTGGAGAATCTAAAACTGTAGAATTCAATCTATCGCCAAGAGAGCTCGGTTTAGTAGATGATGCTGGCATATTAAAAGTTAGTGCGGGAAAAAGAAAGATATTTATCGGAGGAAGCTCTCCTACCCCAACCCATTCAGAAAAACTTCCACTCGTTGAGAAAGATTTTGATATAAAAGGAAGTGATTTTATTGTAGAATAAGTTTGATTAGATTGATTATAAAAAAAGCCTCTGAAGAAATATTCAGAGGCTTTTTTGTTTATTTTAAATCATGAAATACCTATCAACTAAGTCCTTCAATCATACCATTTACAATATCAATATGCTTTGCTTGCGGCTCTGCGGGTAACCCCGGCATTCGCATGATATCTCCGGCTATAGCAACAATAAATTCAGCACCATTGTTAATCACAATATCATTTATTGTAAATTCAAAATCTTTGGGAGTGCCATACAGGCTGGCATCGTCAGAAAAAGAATATTGCGTTTTTGCGATACAAATCGGATAATGAGTTATGCCCATTTTCTTAATCGTATCCAGTTTTCTTTTAGCTTTATTGCTAAATACAACAGAGGCTGCACCATATATTTTCTTTGCAACTTTATCTATCTTAGTATCAATAGCATCTTCATCATCGTATGTAAAAGTTAAACTTCTGGAAGGATTTAAGTCAATTTGTTCGACAACTTTCTTCGCTAATGCTATAGCTCCTTCGCCTCCTTTTACATAAGAATCATTCAAGGCAAATCCAACTCCCATTTTATCACAACATTTCTCTATCAATGAAATTTCTTCATCAGAATCGAAACCATATCTATTTAAAGATACAAGAACGGTCTGTCCGAAAGATTTCATATTTTCGATATGCTTGTTCAAATTTTCAAAACCTTTCAGCAGCCCATCTATATTTTTCTTCTTAATATCTTCCAATGCTACTCCTCCATGCATTTTCAATGCCTGAGTAGTGATCACTATTATTGTAAGCTTAGGTGTTATACCGGCCTTACGACATTTAATATTAAAGAACTTTTCAGCACCCAGATCTGCACCAAAGCCGGCCTCAGTTATTACATAATCAGCATGAGACATTGCCATTTTGGTAGCAATTACAGAGTTACAACCATGAGCTATATTTGCAAAAGGCCCACCGTGTATAATAGCCGCAGAATGTTCTGTAGTTTGTACCAAATTGGGGTTTATCGCATTTTTCAATAAAACAGCAATAGCACCTGAAACACCGAGATCATTAACTGTAAAAGCATTATTTTCGACGGTATATCCCAGAATGATATTTCCTATTCTTCGCTTTAAATCATCAATATCTTTCGATAAACATAGAATAGCCATTATTTCTGAAGCCGGAGTAATTTCAAATCCGGACTCAGTGGGGATACCATTTGTTGTTCCATTCAATCCAGTGACGATATATCTTAAGCTCCTATCATTTACATCCAGTACCCTCTTCCATGTTATTTCCTTCAAAAAACCTTTTGTGCCCTTACTTCTATACAAATAGTTATCAAGTAAAGCGGTTATCATATTATGCGCAGATGTTATTGCGTGAAAATCACCTGTAAAATGCAGATTAATATCTTCCATAGGCAAAACCTGAGCATGACCTCCCCCGGTAGCACCTCCTTTCATTCCAAAGCAAGGCCCTAATGATGGTTCTCTCAATGCAACAACTGTTTTTTTACCTATTTTGTTTAAACCCAAAGCTAATCCAATAGAAGTTGTTGTTTTCCCTATTCCTGCTTTAGTGGGAGTTATTGCTGTAACTAATATGAGGTTACTATTAGCCACCTTCTGATCATTGATTAGAGATACAGGTATTTTAGCTATATATTTACCATAATTATATAGTTGCTCTTGAGATATTCCGAGCTTCTTGGCTATAATATTTATATTTTCTAACTCTATATTTCTTGCAATCTCAATATCTGTAATCATGTTATTATTGGGTTTAATGATATTAATAATTTTACGGGGAGCAAAGATAAATCTTTAAATTAAAGAATCAATAAAGATTTTTCAACACTGTAGTCCCTAATTAACACCCGTCCTCACATATATGTTCATATTCCATTATTTAGAACCAGTTTATATGTCTTTATTATGAAGGAAATAGAAAAAACAATAACAGAATAGATGTTGTAAAATAGATTTCTTTTATTATCTTTGCACAGGTTTATTGCAAATCTATCTTTGTCTAGCAAAAAAATAAAATAATTATTTTCTCTTGTAAACAAAAAAGATTAGGGGTTGAATATCATCCCGACAGATAGCCAGCCAACAAACTAACTATTTAAATCTTAGATAATAACCTTAAATTATTATCTCCCTAAAGTTAAGTTCCATTAAAGTTATTATTATAAAGTTTTACAGAAAAGGCTTTACTCTAATTTATTAAAAATTCTCAAAAATCAATATTTTAATATAGATATACATGCGTATATACAACATTCTTGAGCTTAACGAGAAGCTCACTATCGAACTTAGAACCATCGCAAAGGAGCTTGGGATACGACGTCCTGATGCTTATAAGAAAGATGAGTTAATCTATAAAATTCTTGATGAACAAGCTATCTTAGAAGCAAAAAACAAAAACTCTGAGAGCTATCAAAGCGAAGATCGGATAGAACAACAACAAAGAAAATCCCAGTCTGCAGCTAAGAACAAACTAGAAAGACCCAAGAACCAACCGCAAGCGAAAAAAACAGAAAAACAAGACTCTAAACCTGCTGATGCCTCCCCTAAAAAAGAAGAGCCAAAACCTCAGGTAAAAGTAACACCTAAAGAGGCTCCTGTTGTGGAAAAGAAAAATGAACCGAAAGTAGTCATTGAAGAAAAAGAAAAAGCCCCACAAAAAGAGGTGGTAAAGAAAGTGGAAGAAAAAGAGAAGGAAGCTAAGCCTGTCAGCAATGTAAAACAACAGCCAACAGCTGTAAAGCCGACTCAACTGGTTTTTCGCTCTAACAAAGTAAGAGAAGCTCAACCAGAAGAACCTGTTCCGGGATTACCTCTCCTATCTCCATTAGAAGTTGATGCAGAGGTTCCGGCTGTGGAAATTATTACTGAAGCACCAGCTAAAACAAATAAACCGGCACAGCAACAAAACAATCAACAAAATCAAAAACAAAATAATCAGAATCAGGAAAAATCTTTTGATTTTGAAGGAATATTATCAGCTACAGGTGTTTTAGAGATTATGTCGGAAGGCTACGGATTCCTTCGTTCATCCGATTATAATTATATGTCGTCTCCTGATGATATATATATATCCCAATCTCAAATACGCCTATTCGGCTTAAAAACCGGGGATATTGTGGAAGGACCAATACGTCCACCGAAAGAGTCTGAAAAATTCTTCCCTTTAGTTAAGGTAGATAGAATCAATGGACGCACACCGGATGAAGTACGTGACCGCGTTCCGTTTGATCATTTGAAGCCGCTATTTCCAGATGAGAAATTTAAACTAACAAAAGGACGTAATGACAATCTATCATGCCGTGTTGTAGATCTATTCTCTCCGATTGGTAAAGGACAGCGTGGTTTGATTGTTGCTCAACCGAAGACCGGTAAAACAACATTGCTAAAAGATATAGCAAATGCGATTGCAGATAACCATCCTGAGGTGTACATGATCGTTCTTCTGATCGATGAACGCCCTGAGGAGGTTACCGATATGGAACGTAGTGTAAATGCTGAAGTTATAGCATCTACATTTGACGAACCGGCAGATCGCCATGTGAAGATTGCCGAAATAGTATTGAATAAAGCAAAACGTATGGTAGAGTGCGGACACGACGTAGTTATCCTATTGGATTCCATCACTCGTCTAGCTCGTGCATACAATACTGTGCAACCGGCTTCAGGAAAAGTATTAACCGGAGGGGTTGACGCAAATGCATTACATAAGCCAAAACGTTTCTTCGGAGCAGCACGTAATATCGAAAATGGAGGATCTCTAACAATCATTGCAACAGCATTGACTGAGACCGGCTCTAAAATGGATGATGTTATCTTCGAAGAGTTTAAAGGTACAGGCAATATGGAACTTCAGCTCGATCGTAAATTGTCTAACAAGCGCATATTCCCAGCAGTGGATATTATTGCGTCAAGTACTCGTAGAGATGACTTACTACTGAGCAACGATACACTAAGCAGAATGTGGGTTCTTCGTAACTTCTTATCTGACATGAACTCTGTAGAAGCAATGCAGTTCCTTGACGGAAGATTAAGAAAAACAATAAATAATGAAGAATTCCTTATCTCAATGAATGACTAGGTAAGAAGAATTATAATTCTAGATAACAGAAGCAAGGGAAAAAGAAGTAACTTTACCCTTGCTTTTTTATTTTAAATAATTCTAAATAAGAACGTATGAAACACGATCATAATCATAACACCCACGAACATTCACATAGCGGGCATAGCCATGCACATAATGCCAATAAGAAGGCTTTAACGATTAGCTTCTTTCTGATAGCAGGATTTATGTTTGTTGAATTCATCGGAGGATATTTAACGAATAGCTTAGCTTTAATATCTGATGCTGGGCATATGTTAAGTGATGCCGTTGCACTAGGGTTAAGTTTAAGTGCTCTTATTTTCGGCTCCAGAGCAGCAACCCCATCCAAAACGTATGGATATAAACGTTTTGAAATCCTAGCTGCGTTATTAAATGGCATTGTACTTGTCCTGATTTCTGTTTTTATATTCAAAGAAGCAATACATCGACTTTCAGAACCGCCTCATGTAATAGGCCCGGGTATGATGGTCATATCAGTCATTGGGCTTATTATTAATATTATTGTCGCATATATCCTGCATTCACAAGGCTCGACCAAAGAAAACTTAAATATAAGAAGTGCTTTTCTGCACGTTATAGGCGATTTGTTAGGTTCTGTTGGGGCTATAGCTGCAGCAATACTCATCATGTTATTTGGCTGGTATATAGCCGACCCAATAGCAAGTATGATTGTTTCACTCCTAGTTCTTTATAGTGGATGGCACGTCCTTAAAGAATCTGTTAACATATTGATGGAAGCTAAACCATCAGAGATAGATTCTGATGAAGTTGTAAATGCGTTGAAGTCAATAGAAGGCATAGAAGATATACATGACTTACATATATGGATGATAACGTCTGAATTTTCGGTATTAACAGTTCATCTAATAGTAAAACCACATGTTGATCGTGACCTAATCCTAGAGAAGGCTAAGCGCTCTATTCATGAAAGATTTGGAATTAAGCATGCCACAATTCAGTTAGAAGGAAAGAATATTTGTTTGTCTGAAGACTCTTGTAATTAAAGTTTTTTTCAAAGGGAAATAATCAAACAAAAAAAACGACAAAATCGGATGATGATTTCGTCGTTTTTTATTTAGTATCTATATTTTATTCTATTTCTAAATTGAAAGAACCTTCAATGTTTCTACTAAATCCGGCTGAATTGGTTTATTCTTTTTGATTGCTTTGGAAAATGGAACATATACAATCACATCATTCTGAATACCAATCATTACATTGCGTTGACCATCAAGCAGAGCATCAATTGCGGAAGCACCCATTCGGCTAGCTAGTATACGGTCGTTTGCAGTAGGAGAACCTCCACGTTGTACATGCCCAAGAATAGTTACTCGTACATCGTACTGAGGAAATTCTTTTTTTACACGCTCGGCCATTACCATTGCACCACCGGTGATATCACCCTCTGTTACAAGAACAAGGCTACTATTTTTACTTTTACGAAATCCATTAGATATCAAATCCGCCAATTGGTCTTGTTGCATTGATCTCTCAGGGATAATAGCAGCTTCTGCTCCAGAGGCAATCGCTCCGTTAAGTGCAAGAATACCGCATTCACGACCCATCACTTCAATAAAAAATAAACGTTCGTGCGAACTGGCTGTATCGCGAATTTTATCTACAGCTTGCATGATTGTATTCAACGCTGTATCATAACCAATCGTTAAATCTGTTCCTTGCAAGTCATTATCGATAGTTCCCGGTAGACCAACTATAGGAAAATTATATTCTTGTGCAAAAATACGGGCTCCAGTAAGTGAACCATCTCCACCTATAACAACCAAAGCATCAATATTCTCACGTTGAAGTGTTTCGTATGCTGTCTGACGACCTTCTGTTGTTTCAAACTCTTTACAACGAGCTGTTTTAAGAATTGTACCTCCTTGCTGTATAATATTACTTACACTATTTGTTTTGAATGGTATAATTTCATCAAATACCAATCCCTTATAACCACGCATAACACCTTTAACTTCTATTCCGTTATAGATAGCTGAACGAGTTACTGCACGAATAGCAGCATTCATACCCGGAGCATCGCCTCCGGAAGTAAGGATACCAATACACTTAATGTTAGCCATAATGTTATTTATATTTATTCTTAAAGTCCCTTTTTCAAAATGAATTACAAAAATAAGAATAAATTCACTGATAAGGCTAATCTCAATATGTCAATTTGGTTAAATTAACACCGATCTTATTTCCTCTATTTTTGCTTCTACTTCTTCCATTTGCCATTTTGGAGTAGAAGTTGCACCACAAATACCTATTGAGGCTGTTTTGCTTACTAAATCAGGGTTTATATCTGATGGTGTAGTGATAAAATACGAGTTGGGATTATATTTTTTACACTCAGCAAATAAGACCTTTCCATTCGAACTCTTCTCTCCTGCCACAAAGAATATGATGTCATTATTCAGAGCAAATTCTTTGATGTTAGGAATACGGTTTGACACTTGACGACAAATAGTATCAAAAAATTCAAACTTAGCATCTCCCGTCATTCTGCCTTGAATAATATCAATTATCTCTTGAAATCCATCCAGCGGTTTTGTTGTCTGAGAGAATAAACAAATATTTTTAGAAAAATCGAGTTTTTCGAGATCTTCTTTCTTCTCAATAACAATAGCACTCGATTCAGTTTGTCCGAGTAGCCCATTCACTTCGGCATGCCCGTTTTTACCATAAATAACAATTTGTGTATTGTTATCTCTTTCACTATCATATTTGTCGTGTATCTTTTTCTGAAGACGTAAAACAACAGGACATGACGCATCTATGATCTCGATATTGTTTTCCTTCGCCGTTTGATAGGTTGAAGGTGGCTCGCCATGAGCCCTAAGTAAAACTCTTGCATTTTTCAGTTTTGCAAACTCTTCATGATTAATAGTCTTCATTCCAAGTTTTTCCAACCTGTCTACTTCTAGGTTATTGTGCACGATATCTCCTAAACAATAAAGCATGCCTCCTTTGGCCAATTCTTCTTCTGCTTTCTTTATGGCATTAACTACCCCAAAGCAAAAACCTGACTTAGCATCTATTTCTATATTACTCATTTAATTTGTAGTTATTTGTTTGAACTTTTGTACCAACCATTGCATCTGATCGTCAATGGTCATATATGAATTATCCAGAAGAATGGCGTCATGCGCTTGGATTAAAGGGCTTTCTGCCCGCGTCTGATCCATATTATCTCTGGTTCTTAAATTTTCCAGCACTTCTTCGTATGTCGTTTTCGTATCACCCTTCGACTGCAATTCATCAAAGCGTCTCTGTGCTCTAATTTCAGCTTTTGCAGTCACAAAAACTTTCATCTCGGCATCAGGAAAAACAACAGTTCCTATATCTCTCCCATCCATTACAATTCCTTTCGCCTTACCCATTTCTTGTTGGAGGGCCACCATTGCATGGCGTACAAAAGGAATTGCACTAACAATACTCACTTTTGACGATACTTCCATACTGCGTATCAGACCTTCAACATTCTGTCCATTCAGGTATGTCTCAGGAGTTCCTGTATCTTTGTTTAAGTGAAACTGTATCTTTATATTTTCTATTTCGTTATGCAATTTTTCTTCATCCAGCGTTTCGCCATTAAAGAGATTATGTTGTATGCAATATAGCGTTACAGCCCTATACATGGCTCCACTATCTATATAGACATACCCTATCTCCCTTGCCAAACTTTTGGCCATAGTACTCTTACCATTCGATGAAAACCCATCTATTGCGATAACTATTTTTTTCATTACTTACTTCTATTAAACATCTAAGCGATATAAATGTTTATGTTGATTCGTTATAAATTATATTCCTAATAAAGATACGGCAAAGATAATTCTAATTTTTCATTCTAAATCCTCCTTCGTTTTATAACAAGAAAGATGTTGGCGAAAAAAACTATTGTATTACAAAAAAATGTGTATTTTTGCAGCCTGAAACATTTTTATATATAAATGATAAATCGCGTTCTTATTCGTATCAGGGTTGTTCAAATACTGTTCTCATGCAGTCATAGTGAAACCACAGATTTGAGAAAGGCAGAAAGTGAGTTAATGCTTAGCCTACAAAAATCATATGATTTGTACTTTTATCTGTTATCGTTGATGGTAGAGTTGACTAATACTTATGCTCAGAGAGTAGATAGTCGTAAATCGAAGCTATTGCCCACTAAAGAGGATATGAGCCCAAACACAAAGTTGTTGAATAATAAATTCATATCTCAACTCAGTCAAAACACAGAACTGATAAAATACCTGAACGATAGGCCTTTCTCATGGGCAGAACATGATGCTTTTATCCGCAACCTATTGGATAATATCTTAAACTCTGACATATATAAAGAATATACAGAAAATCAATCTCAAGAATATACTGACGATCGTGAGTTTTGGCGTAAAGTTTTCAAGCAAATTATATGCACGACTGAAGATTTATATTCCATCCTTGAGGATGAAAGTCTTTATTGGAACGACGATATCGAAATCATCCAATCTTTTGTTTTAAAAACAATTAAACGCTTTGAAGAAAACAAAGGAACAGAACAAGAGTTGCTTCCTATGTTTAAGGATGAAACGGATAAAGAGTTTGCAGTAAAATTATTGAGAGAGTCCTTATTCAACGGAAAAGAATATAAAGAGCTGATTGATAAATACACTAAGAATTGGGAGTCGGAACGTATTGCTCTGATGGATATGGTTATAATGCAGATTGCAATAGCCGAAATCATCGAATTCTCATCTATCCCAATTAGTGTTTCCTTAAATGAATATATCGATATAGCGAAGTCATATAGTACTATAAAAAGTGCTTCTTTTATAAATGGAATTTTGGATGCAATTGTAAAAGAGCTGAAAGAAGAAAAAAAGATAATTAAGAAATAATAGCATTTATCATATTTTCGCATAAAGCCTATTTCAAAATATTCACTTATATTTGTAAAAACTTATTCAAAAAAAAGTAACTGAAGTAAGAATAATATAAATCAATATTAAAGAACAATTATGACTTTATTAAATGTATTGTTACAAGCTGCAGATGGTGGAGCTTCTCCTGCCGGAGGTTTATTAGGCGGAAGTACCGGCATGATTATAATGATGGTACTGCTCTTCGGAATTATGTACTTCTTTATGATCAGACCACAGCAGAAGAAACAAAAAGCTCTACAAGAAGCAAGAAACGCCATTAAGGTAGGTGACAAAGTGGTTACAGCCGGAGGTGTTCACGGAAAAGTGAAAGAAGTGGGTGATACATATTTTATTCTTGAAATAGCAGAGGGAGTAAAAATTAAGATTGAAAAATCTTCTGTATATGTTTCAGCCGAAGATACTAAGAAACAATAATTTTTTTATTACGGTAAATATCCGGGTATAGCTTATGAGCGATACTTACGATAAGGAAATATTTGCACAAAAGGTCAAAGCTTTTTTCAAGACAATTCGGTGGAAAAAGATTTTGACCTTCATGTTTTTTGTGCTTTTATCTTTTATTTTCTGGATGATGCAAGTGTATCGCCAAAAATACGAGGCAACCCTTGCTATACCTGTTAAATACATAAATGAGCCGGATAGTATAGTCTTTGAGAATGAACTGCCAACTACGGTTTATGCCCGAATCAAAGATGATGGTGCTACCCTATTCCGATATTACCTGACCAGACGTAAAGACTCACTGGTGGTTGATGTCAGAGAGGTTATAAAGAATTCACCGGACAAGGTTATCCAAGGACGTAATTTTGAGCAATTGATACGTTCTAAGCTTTTCGTCACATCCGAACTAATTAGCTACTCTCCCACTCGGGTGTCATATTCATATGCCTTATTACGAAGCAAGAAGTTACCTGTTATTTTTAACGGCAGTGTAAGTCTCGATGCCGGTTATATGCTCGACGGAGACTTGATAACTCAGCCGGATTCTGTTATGGTATACGGCAGTAAAGCTTCATTAGACACCATTTTCTTTGCTTATACGGAATCGGATACATTAAGGAATATCAAATCGGCAAAGAAGGTAAAAATAAAGATGAAGCCTATACTAGGAGTCAAATATGTTCCGAGTGAAGTAGAATTGAACATTCCAAT encodes:
- the yajC gene encoding preprotein translocase subunit YajC encodes the protein MTLLNVLLQAADGGASPAGGLLGGSTGMIIMMVLLFGIMYFFMIRPQQKKQKALQEARNAIKVGDKVVTAGGVHGKVKEVGDTYFILEIAEGVKIKIEKSSVYVSAEDTKKQ
- a CDS encoding YbbR-like domain-containing protein, producing the protein MSDTYDKEIFAQKVKAFFKTIRWKKILTFMFFVLLSFIFWMMQVYRQKYEATLAIPVKYINEPDSIVFENELPTTVYARIKDDGATLFRYYLTRRKDSLVVDVREVIKNSPDKVIQGRNFEQLIRSKLFVTSELISYSPTRVSYSYALLRSKKLPVIFNGSVSLDAGYMLDGDLITQPDSVMVYGSKASLDTIFFAYTESDTLRNIKSAKKVKIKMKPILGVKYVPSEVELNIPIDEFIKKEVEVPITCINLPSNLEIKLFPSAVKIEFFVGKRRPDNITSSNFEVTIDYNDIKELRDATIPVRITDSPDYIRTMTPVPSEVEFVLEQ
- the nusB gene encoding transcription antitermination factor NusB, giving the protein MINRVLIRIRVVQILFSCSHSETTDLRKAESELMLSLQKSYDLYFYLLSLMVELTNTYAQRVDSRKSKLLPTKEDMSPNTKLLNNKFISQLSQNTELIKYLNDRPFSWAEHDAFIRNLLDNILNSDIYKEYTENQSQEYTDDREFWRKVFKQIICTTEDLYSILEDESLYWNDDIEIIQSFVLKTIKRFEENKGTEQELLPMFKDETDKEFAVKLLRESLFNGKEYKELIDKYTKNWESERIALMDMVIMQIAIAEIIEFSSIPISVSLNEYIDIAKSYSTIKSASFINGILDAIVKELKEEKKIIKK